The Mycolicibacterium flavescens genomic interval CGCACGCCGACGACGGCTGCCCGCAAGATCGACCCCGCGTTCCTGGACAGGCTCACCGACGATGGGTGGTTCCACACCGGCGACCTCGGTTGGTTCGACGAGGACGGTTTCCTGTGGCTCGACGGGCGCGTCTCGGACATGATCAACCGCGGCGGGCTCAAGGTGTTCCCCGGCACCGTCGAAGAGGTGCTGCTGGCCGCGGCCCACGTGCGGGAGGCCGCGGTGGTGGGCGCCCCCGACGAGCGCCTGGGCGAGGTGCCGTGGGCTTTCGTCGTACGCGCCGACGATCGGGTCAGCAAGGATGAACTGATCGCGTGGTGTCGCGAGCGCCTGACCCCCTACCGGGTTCCTGTGCGGGTGGTATTCGTCGAGCGCCTGCCGCGCAACGACGTCGGCAAGGTCGTCAAGCGCGAACTTCTCACCCTGGCCGACGCGTAATCCGAGGCCGGCACGGCCGACCGGGGTCCCGGTGACCCGACTGGAAACAGATCTTCTCGATTCTGAGAACGGTGCTACTCTCGTTCAGCATTGTGCTTTTCGCGGACGAAGGAGCCGTCGATGTGGCAGGAACTTGTCCGACTGACCGTGACCTGGGTCGTGATGTGCGGACTCGTCGCATTCTTCTACTGGATGCTGGGCAACATCGGCACATTCTGATCGAGCCCGGTTAGGAGAATCATGGATGATCAGGATCGACGCCGTAAGCGCGGTTTGATCGCGTTTCAGATCTTCATCTACGGCGTCCTGATCGCGATGTTCGCGATTCAGGTTCAGATGTTCTTCACCCGGGACTGGTGACCCGATGACATCGATAGGCGGGAATCCGTCGCTCACCATGGATGAGCACGAAGAGCAGACGCGCGCGGCCCAACGACGTGCCGATCGATGGTGCATCGCCGGCACCGCGCTCATGGGCACACTTGTCCTCGGCATCATCGGCCTACCCGTGTTCTGCCGCGGCATCTACCTGTTGCGCAAGGCCCAGCGCGGCGGCTTGTCGGTCCGGCCGATGATGGTGACACTGATCGGATACGTCATCATCCTCGACGCCGCGCTCAACAGCATTGGTTGGGCTCTGGACCTGTTCGCCAACCACGCGCTGATCACCCGTACGGTCTTCACCGCGTGGGGCAATCTCATCGACGCGGGCTACTTCTGGCATTACAACGAACTCTGGATCGGCGGTGCAGGCGCACCGGGTGAGAAGGCGTGGGTGATGGTGTGCGTGCTGATCGCCTTCCCCATGCGGATCGCGGCCGCGATCGCGCTGCTGCAGATGAAACGCTGGGGTCACCAGTGGACGATCGTGACGTGCTGGTTCGGAGTCATCGTATGGACCGGTTACATCCTCAACATGACGATGTACGCCGACGTCCGGTACACGGCGGTCGGACTGCCGGTCTTCGGGTGGTGGGCTTTCAACATCTTCTACATCACGCCGTTCCTGGCCATCCCGTACCTGCACACCGTCAACCGCGAGATCTTCTCCGACTAGCAGCCGAAAAAGGACCATCGTGACCAACTCCGCTGTGGAACCTAAGGATTCGCCCGAGTCGCTGCCGCTGGGCACCACCCCCACCTGGGCGCGGATGCATAAATGGCTCAAGCGCGGGCTGTACGTCTGCCTGTTCGGGCTGGTCATCGAGGGGTCGCTGACCGTGCCGGTGATGGCGATCTGGTACGGGTGGCCGACGTTGTCGCTGAACGAGATCTGCAGCGAGCTTCTCAAGGTGCGCTTCTCCGACGACAGCCTGGAGTGCCAACAGCCCTATCCGATCGGCGGCCCACCGTTCGGTGGCGCACCCGAAGCGGCCGGCCAGCAAACCGCGCGCGACGAGTGGGGCATTCAGCCCAAGCCCAGGTACGAAAGCATTGGGTTCCGTGAACTGGTCAAGATCCACGAAGAACGCGTGGCATCCCAGTCGAGCCGGTGACGTGACCTCGTCCACAGTGGTGGTCGGTCCCACCGGTGAGCTAACACGGACGCTCGCAACGGAACTCGACACCGTCACCGTGGCGCCGGGAGGCGAGCTACCGGCGGGTATCACGTGCGTGGTCATCGTCGTCGATTTCTGCCCGCGGCCGGTCGACGTAGCAGCTCTGAGCGGTGATGATTGGCATCGCCTCGTCGACGATTCGATGTGGCGAACGCTCACCGCGCTGCAACAGGCGCGGTCGGGTTTTTCGGGCGGCGGGCGAATCGTCGTCGTCGTTCCGACGATTGGGATGGCGGGTGCCCCGGGGCTCGTCGCGTATACGACCGCGGTCGAGGGCATCCGCGCGATGGTGAAATCGGCTGCACGGCAGTGGGCTTCGCAGGGCGTCGGTACCAATCTCGTCGCCGTGCCGTTGTCCATGTTCTCCGAGGACGGAGCCACTGAGGCCGCTCATCTGACAGTCGCGGCCGTCACGGGCGATTCGACCCTGACGCATACCGTCGCCGAGTCGGTGAAGTTCCTGCTGCGGCCCGATCTCGACCATCTCGCCGGGGAGACGATCGTCGCCGACGGTGGATCGGTGATGCTGCCGTGACCCTCACCGGCTTGACCGCCATGGTCACCGGTGCCGGCGGTGGGGTCGGCCGCGGCATCGCGATGGCACTGGCCTTCGAGGGAGCCCACGTCGTTGTCGCTGCCAGGTCCGAGACCGGACAGGCGGTCGTCGACGAGATCGCCGCACGAGGTCATCACGCGACGTGGGCGCGCTGCGACGTGACCGACTTTGACTCGGTCGCTCAGGCCGTCGACCTTGCCGTGATGACAACCGGCCGACTCGACGCACTTGTGCACAACGCTACGAGCAATCGCAGCAGCCAACCGCACCAGTTGATCGACGTCGACCGCGCGCTATGGACCGACCACTCCTCGGTGTCGCTGAGCGGTGCCCACCACTGCGCGGCCGCCGCCTTTGACGCGCTCAAGGAGCGCGGCGGCACATTCATTGTCATGACCTCGCCCGCCGGCATCGAAGGCAGCGCGACTCTGCCGCTCTACGCCACGATGAAGGGCGCGCTGCGCGGCTTCGCCAAGAGCCTGGCGCGGGAGTGGGCGCCCTACGGCATCACGGTCAACGTCTTGTCGCCCCTGGCGTATTCGCCCGCGATGACCGCTGCCATCGAGGCCGAGCCCGCCATGGAAGAGCGGCTAGCGCGACGGATCCCGCTGGGCCGTATCGGGGACCCGGAGCGCGACATCGGTGCCGCCGTCGCCTTCCTCGTCGGCCCGCAGGCGCGCTACGTCACCGGACAAACCCTGGGTGTCGACGGTGGCCACTACACGAATCTGTAAGGCCGGTGCTATAAACGGGCGACTTGCGGTGAAACCATGCCACGCGCATTATCGCGTTGGCGTGTCGGTCGGTCTCCACTCGAGTTCGCGAGTCGCTTTGGAGTGGCCTGCTGGGGCCATGATGTGGAGCAGGCGAACTCCGTTGACGTTCATTGCAGATCTCGTCGCAGTAGTCGACTGGCGAGGTCGCACGGCGAGGGGGTAGGTGCACGCACCGCTATGCCGAATCGTGGGGGTGCGGCCCCCGTACGCTTAGTCTTTCGCGTGTTCGAGTGTTTGGGTGGCAATGCCAGTGACGACTGCTTCGAGAAGCCTCTCGATGTGCTTCGCGTCGCTTTTGGACCTATCGCCGGAGGCATACCGCGTGAACAATCCCGCGATGAATGTGATGACCGCGTCTCCCTGAGCGTTGCGTACATCATCATCAACCGGACCGAGATTGACTGCCGTGATGGCGTCGTGCGTCATCGCCACAATCCGGGACACGAACAATTCGAATGTTTCGGCTAGGGCGGGATCCCTCGCCCCAGCCAGAAGCAGTTCTTGACGCGCAATGTTGAGCAGCAGCCCGTCGCCTCTGGACTGCATGACGATCAGTTCCGCCAATCGACCGAAGGGAGAGTCAGTCTTGGTCGCGGCATCAGTGACCGAACGCAGATTCTCGCAGTCTATGGCCGCGACTCGTTCGCCCACGCCGCGCAATAGTGCAGCCCTGGTTCGGTAGTAGTAAGACGTCGTGCCGTCCGGAACGTTAGCGGCGCGATCCACCTGCTGGTGGGTGAGCCCGCGCGAACCCTGCTCGGCGAGTACGCGGATACCCGCATCGCAGAGTTCGCGTCTTCGCTCGTCGCCGTCGCGTTTTCGTGGTGTGGCAATGCGCACGAGTGTATCGGTCAACGCAGGACCGTCCCCCCGTCGACGTTGATGACCTGTCCGTTGATCCAGGCCCACTCGTCAGACAGCAGGAAGGCGACAAGGGCCGCGATGTCGGTGGGTCGGCCGACCCGCGCAGCCCGGATTCGCTTGAGCGCCGATTTCTCGAAGTCGGGCCACTGCGGCACAGCACGAATCGCCTCTGTCGCGGTGAAGCCCGGGGCCACGGCGTTGCATCGCACCCCCGTCTTCCCCCAGCGCGTCGCCACGTGCCGCGTAAGCGCGCCAACGCCCGCCTTCGAGCCGGCGGACGCCGGCCAAACCTTGCAGGCTCACGACCGCTCCTTCGAATCAAGGCTTTTCCTTGCACAACTCTACCTCTATAGTCATAGAGGTATAGCTCTAGGGACGTAGAGGGGATCAGATAGTGGGCACCCATCGCGAAAGGCCCGGCGCCGACGGGGCTCCAAGCGGGCGGGTGACGTGCGCCGCTCAGATGCGTGACCTGATTTCGGTGATGCGCAGTCCGTACGAGCCGGACGGTGACGAACTCATCGATGACACCGTTCAGCGGATTCGTCGATGGCTCGCCGAACATCCGCAAGATCGGTTCGGTTCTGCCGCTTGCCCATCGGAGAGGTACGGCTTGATCGACGACGGAATCGGGACCGCGTTCGACGAGTACTTCCCCACCTTCGACTCCGAATTACACAGGACTGAGTGACATGCCCGAAACCGAGTCGAAGACAACCGGCCGCAGGCGAGTCCTGGTGACCGGCGCGGCCACGGGTATCGGCGCAGCCATCGTCGACGTCTTCGTGAATTCCGACGCCGACGTGGTCGCTACCTTCCATGAGGCACCGCCCCCGGAGCGCTCGCAAGCCACCTGGCGTCACTGCGACGTCACCAGCGTCGACAGCGTGAACGACACGGTCGACGCGGCCGTCGCAGCGATGGGAGGCCTGGATGCCGTCATCCATGCCGCGGGCCTCTGGCTGCCGGGGATCGCCGGAGCCATTACCGATGCCGACATCGATCGGCTCGTCTCGATCAATCTGCGGGGCACCATTCACGTTAATCAAGCCGCTCACCGAGTCATGCAGGGCTCGGGAGGCCGGATCATCAACTTCGGCTCCGCAGAAGCGGTGATGGGCAGCCCCATTTCGGCGGTCTACGCGGCCACGAAGGGAGGGGTACACGCGTGGACGCGTTCCGCCGCCAAGGCGTGGGCCAGTGAAGGCATCACGGTGAACGCGCTAGCGCCAGCGATGCAAACGCCCGGAGCCGAGCGCCTGCGTACTTTTCTCGGCCCCGAAGGTGCGGCGTTCATGGACGAGAACCTGAAGCTGGCCATCCCGTTGCGCGGAGCTCTCGGCGACCCGGCTAAGGACCTCGGTCCCTTCCTGGTCTTCCTAGCCGGCGAGGGGTCTGGGTTCATCACCGGCCAACTGCTCGCCGTCGATGGCGGCCTCGTCATGCTGGGCGCTTGAGACACCACACCAATCGGAGTACACCATGGACCGGCTGGGCATCGAATTCCTGAGCATCTTCGGCATGCCGCCGATCGAATTCATCTCTCTCACCGCGGAATTGGGTTGCCACTACATTTCTACGGCGCTCTACGGGGTGCCGCTGCCCGAATTGGGTTACTCCACGTATTCGCTCAAGGATGACAAGCGTCTGCGGCGCGAAATGATCGGCGCCCTTTCCGATACCGGTGTGAAGATCTCGTTGGGTGAAGGATTGCTGATCCTGCCCGAACGTGACTCCGCCATTCTGGCAGACGACCTCGACGTGATGGCCGAGCTCGGTGCCGAAAAGGTCAATGTCGTGAGCTTCGAGCCCGATCTACGCCGAAGCTGTGACGAGTTCGCTGCGATCACCGAGATGGCTTCGCAGCGTGGACTGAGTACAGTCACCGAAGTCGTCCCGGGTTTCACCGTCGGAGACCTCAACACGGGTATGACGGTGGTTGAGTACGTCGACCGGCCCGAATTCCGCCTGCTGATCGACACCATGCACATCGCCCGGTTGGGCGCGCAGCCCGCCGACCTCGCAGCACTCCCCGGGGACAGCATCGGATACATCCAGCTGTCCGACACCACGTTGGTCAGTCGATTCGACGACTACAACTTCGAGGCCATGAACGAGCGCCTGGTACCCGGTACAGGTGAGGTGCCCCTGAGGGAGTACCTGGCTGAACTCCCCAAGGACGTCGTCGTCGGCCTCGAAATGCCGCAACGCGAAGCGGCCCTGGCCGGTGCCGGGGCAGCCGAACGACTGCGACCCGGCGTCGACGCGGCGCGGGAACTACTCGGATCCCTTTGATGGCCGTCCGACATTGTCCACGAGGAAAGGCAACGAATATGGAAGAAGGACAACGAGAATGAAGGCAGACGATCTGTACCACTGCGGGCTCGTCGTCGAAGACTTCGATGCCGAGATGGCATTTCTCACCGACGTAGTCGGTCACCGGTGGACTGAGACTATCGAGGTGGAGCAGACGGTCGAAATCGACGGCCGGGACGAGACCGTCCCCTTGCGGCTGGCGTTCTCGCTGAGCGAACCACGACTGGAACTCGTCCAGGCCGTTCCCAACACCGTGTGGACCCCTTCGACGTCGGGCCTACACCACCTCGGATACTGGTCCGACGACATCGATGACGACATCGCGACACTGCGAGGAAGTCACTTTATTGTCGAGGGCCGGGGTCTGACCCCCGAAGGCGAAACGCTCTGGGCGTACTGCAAAGGACCGATCGGTCCGCGGATCGAACTCGTCAACCGCGTGATGCAGCCCGTAATGGAGAGCTTCTTCGGCATGGGGGAAACCCAACCCACACGCGTGGACGGCGATCGGTCGATCCCATGAAGCAGGCGACAGTCATCGCCGTCGGCGAGACGGGGTTGATCGATGTTCCGAAGCCGCAAACCGGGCCGAACGACGTCCTGCTGCGCATGCGGGCTTGCGGTGTATGCGGGTCCGACGGAATCTACATATCCATGGGCGGGGTTCCACCCGTGGAGGGTCGCATGCCTCTGGGCCACGAACCCGCGGGTGAGGTCGTCGAGGTCGGCGCGCAAGTCGTAGGCATCCAGGTCGGGGATCACGTCGTGGTCAACCCGATGAGCGCGCCGAGCGGCATTATCGGAAACGGCGGCACCACTGGGGCGTTGGCGCCGTACCTACTCATCGAGAACGCGGTGCGAGGACGCAGCCTCGAGGTGATACCCGAGCACGTGCCGTGGGAGGTCGCAGCGCTCAACGAGCCCATGGCCGTCGCCCTACACGGCGCCAATCGCTGTAACCCTCGAACCGGGGACAAGGTCGTCGTCTTCGGTGCCGGACCGGTGGGCCTCGGTGCGATACTGGCCTTCAAATCACTTGGCGTGGGCCACGTGATTGTCGTGGATCCGATCGCCGGCCGTCTCGAAAAGGCGCTGCAAGTTGGCGCTGACGCCGTGATCAATCCCTCCGAGGAGGACGTCGTCGCTCGCCTGCTGGAACTGCACGGCGAGGGCGAGTCAATGTTTGGAGGTCGGGTCGGCACCGATGTCTACCTCGACGCGGCGGGCGCGAAAGTCGTCGTCGACACCGTGCTGTCGGCGGCGAAGCGGGGTGCGCGCTTGACGATCGTGGGCGTCCACAAGGAACCCGTGTCGGTGGAGCTGCTCAACGTGATGGGCAATGAAATCGAGATCGTCGGATCCTGTGGGTACCCTGACGAAATCTTCGAAGTGACAAAGGATCTGGTTGCCAACTGGCAGAAGTACGCCGTGATCGTCAGCCACAAGATTCCGTTCGATGATGTCGAGGAGGCGTTGCGGCTGGCGGCCACCGCCGGTGCCGCGGACAAGGTCATCGTGACGTTCCCCTGACGTTGCGCGCGACCATCTTGGGGCTAACCAATACGGGTCCGTGGTTCCGCCCAAGGCGCTGAGTTGCATCGGGGTCGGCCGGTTGATGGCCATTGTCGTTCACATGCAAAAACTCTAGAGACGAAGAGGAGATCACATGGTGGGCATACATCGCGAAAGGCCCGGCGTCGATGCCCTTGCGGTGGCTACTGGCGATCCCGCTACCGCGCTGAGCGACGACGTGTGGATGTCACCGGGTATCTCGAACTCGTATGCCGTTGGCACCGATGACGGTCGCGTGATCATCAACGGCGGGGTCTTCTTCGAGGGGGAACGCCACCGGAAGGCCTATGCCGAAGTGCCGGGGCCGACACGCGCGATCGTGATCACGCAGGGTCACGCGGACCACTGGGGCGGAGTCAAGGCGCTTCTCGAGCCCGGCACCGATCTGATCATGCACTCTAATTACCGGTACTGGCGCGATGACAACTTGCGACTCATGGGCTATCGCGGCGCCAAGGCCTCCTTCGCATTCCCTCAGTTCCTGGCCGCAACGCTCGAATACTTCAATACAACTGACCCGGCGACCATCGACCTGTCGTTCCCCGAGCCAACCACCACTTTCGACCGGCGTCACCCGATAACGATCGGCGGCCGCCGCATCGAATTGGCCTGGACACCGGGCGGTGAGACCACTGACGCGCTGGTGGTCTGGCTACCCGAAGAACGAATCCTGTTCACGGGCAACCTGTTCGGTCCCCTGTTTGGCCATGTACCGAACCTCATGACGATCCGTGGCGACCGCTACCGGGACCCCGTCCTTTACATCGAGTCGCTCAATACCGTGCTCGAGTTCGCCCCGAATCGATTGATAACAGGTCATTTCGACCCCATTGAGGGTGTCGACCGCATCGCCGAGGAGGTCACGGCCATGCGAGACGCCATGCAGTTTGTTCACGACCGGACCATCGAGCTCATGGCCGGTGGCGCAG includes:
- a CDS encoding bleomycin resistance protein — translated: MKADDLYHCGLVVEDFDAEMAFLTDVVGHRWTETIEVEQTVEIDGRDETVPLRLAFSLSEPRLELVQAVPNTVWTPSTSGLHHLGYWSDDIDDDIATLRGSHFIVEGRGLTPEGETLWAYCKGPIGPRIELVNRVMQPVMESFFGMGETQPTRVDGDRSIP
- a CDS encoding sulfotransferase family protein yields the protein MGTHRERPGADGAPSGRVTCAAQMRDLISVMRSPYEPDGDELIDDTVQRIRRWLAEHPQDRFGSAACPSERYGLIDDGIGTAFDEYFPTFDSELHRTE
- the butA_2 gene encoding acetoin, producing MTSSTVVVGPTGELTRTLATELDTVTVAPGGELPAGITCVVIVVDFCPRPVDVAALSGDDWHRLVDDSMWRTLTALQQARSGFSGGGRIVVVVPTIGMAGAPGLVAYTTAVEGIRAMVKSAARQWASQGVGTNLVAVPLSMFSEDGATEAAHLTVAAVTGDSTLTHTVAESVKFLLRPDLDHLAGETIVADGGSVMLP
- the fabG_34 gene encoding dehydrogenase produces the protein MTLTGLTAMVTGAGGGVGRGIAMALAFEGAHVVVAARSETGQAVVDEIAARGHHATWARCDVTDFDSVAQAVDLAVMTTGRLDALVHNATSNRSSQPHQLIDVDRALWTDHSSVSLSGAHHCAAAAFDALKERGGTFIVMTSPAGIEGSATLPLYATMKGALRGFAKSLAREWAPYGITVNVLSPLAYSPAMTAAIEAEPAMEERLARRIPLGRIGDPERDIGAAVAFLVGPQARYVTGQTLGVDGGHYTNL
- the fabG_35 gene encoding 3-oxoacyl-ACP reductase, whose amino-acid sequence is MPETESKTTGRRRVLVTGAATGIGAAIVDVFVNSDADVVATFHEAPPPERSQATWRHCDVTSVDSVNDTVDAAVAAMGGLDAVIHAAGLWLPGIAGAITDADIDRLVSINLRGTIHVNQAAHRVMQGSGGRIINFGSAEAVMGSPISAVYAATKGGVHAWTRSAAKAWASEGITVNALAPAMQTPGAERLRTFLGPEGAAFMDENLKLAIPLRGALGDPAKDLGPFLVFLAGEGSGFITGQLLAVDGGLVMLGA
- a CDS encoding xylose isomerase domain-containing protein — encoded protein: MDRLGIEFLSIFGMPPIEFISLTAELGCHYISTALYGVPLPELGYSTYSLKDDKRLRREMIGALSDTGVKISLGEGLLILPERDSAILADDLDVMAELGAEKVNVVSFEPDLRRSCDEFAAITEMASQRGLSTVTEVVPGFTVGDLNTGMTVVEYVDRPEFRLLIDTMHIARLGAQPADLAALPGDSIGYIQLSDTTLVSRFDDYNFEAMNERLVPGTGEVPLREYLAELPKDVVVGLEMPQREAALAGAGAAERLRPGVDAARELLGSL
- a CDS encoding alkyl/aryl-sulfatase BDS1 — its product is MVGIHRERPGVDALAVATGDPATALSDDVWMSPGISNSYAVGTDDGRVIINGGVFFEGERHRKAYAEVPGPTRAIVITQGHADHWGGVKALLEPGTDLIMHSNYRYWRDDNLRLMGYRGAKASFAFPQFLAATLEYFNTTDPATIDLSFPEPTTTFDRRHPITIGGRRIELAWTPGGETTDALVVWLPEERILFTGNLFGPLFGHVPNLMTIRGDRYRDPVLYIESLNTVLEFAPNRLITGHFDPIEGVDRIAEEVTAMRDAMQFVHDRTIELMAGGADVYTAMRAVSVPADLDVGEGYGRTPWNVRAIWEMYAGWFQHRSTTELFAIAPMAVAEDVVRIAGIEPLVEAARAHVAEDRPLSALQLTDIVLETEPGHADARAVAIDAHHALLASAENFWERAWITKTIDDLRTAE
- a CDS encoding TetR family transcriptional regulator; this encodes MRIATPRKRDGDERRRELCDAGIRVLAEQGSRGLTHQQVDRAANVPDGTTSYYYRTRAALLRGVGERVAAIDCENLRSVTDAATKTDSPFGRLAELIVMQSRGDGLLLNIARQELLLAGARDPALAETFELFVSRIVAMTHDAITAVNLGPVDDDVRNAQGDAVITFIAGLFTRYASGDRSKSDAKHIERLLEAVVTGIATQTLEHAKD
- a CDS encoding short-chain type dehydrogenase/reductase y4lA; this translates as MATRWGKTGVRCNAVAPGFTATEAIRAVPQWPDFEKSALKRIRAARVGRPTDIAALVAFLLSDEWAWINGQVINVDGGTVLR